The following coding sequences lie in one Silene latifolia isolate original U9 population chromosome 5, ASM4854445v1, whole genome shotgun sequence genomic window:
- the LOC141655973 gene encoding putative long-chain-alcohol O-fatty-acyltransferase 5, with translation MEDEAINFMKAWLKAIASICYCYFIASKFPKGIFRFFSLLPIFYFFTILPLSVSRPIPSVILGGFFTWIANFKLLLYSFNLGPLSTNYPQNSFLMFFFLAALPIAVKDKNINSDVRSLTLESDVPDIGIKDQNIDADVRSLTPESSNSANIDQNINSDVSSLTRNTDIKNDSTKKVIPLNYGSKVIAFVILEVVYNHLQSMVIYCCLMYLFIDVVFGACDLLVKSTLGVELEPPSDEPYLSTSLQDFWGKRWNRMISSGLRQTVYNPAKSIATKLVGRKWAPLVGVMGCFIVSGLMHELVYYHMTRVRPTWEVTWFFVLHGFCVVLEMVVKRWLGQRWKLHWVLSGPLTVGFVMVTGFWLFFPQIMRNNVDKMATEDILGFGIYMKEIINIG, from the coding sequence ATGGAAGATGAAGCCATAAATTTCATGAAAGCATGGTTAAAAGCCATAGCATCAATATGTTATTGCTACTTCATAGCTTCTAAGTTTCCAAAGGGTATTTTCAGATTTTTCTCACTTCTTCCCATTTTTTACTTCTTTACCATCCTTCCTCTATCTGTTTCTAGACCAATTCCTTCAGTCATCCTTGGTGGATTTTTCACTTGGATTGCCAACTTTAAACTTCTCTTGTACTCCTTCAATCTTGGTCCATTATCAACTAACTACCCACAAAACTCCTTCCTCATGTTCTTTTTCCTAGCCGCTTTGCCGATCGCGGTCAAGGACAAGAATATCAACtcagatgtacgcagccttacccttgaaTCAGATGTCCCTGATATTGGCATCAAGGACCAGAATATCGATGcagatgtacgcagccttacccctGAATCATCTAATTCTGCAAATATAGACCAGAATATAAATTCAGATGTAAGCAGTCTTACCCGTAATACGGACATCAAAAATGATTCTACCAAGAAGGTAATACCCCTAAATTATGGGTCAAAGGTCATAGCTTTTGTCATCTTAGAAGTAGTATACAATCACCTACAAAGCATGGTAATTTATTGTTGCTTAATGTACCTATTCATAGACGTAGTATTTGGTGCATGTGATTTATTGGTTAAGTCAACTCTTGGTGTTGAGCTAGAACCACCCTCCGATGAACCATATTTGTCAACATCATTACAAGACTTTTGGGGGAAAAGGTGGAACCGTATGATATCAAGTGGGCTGCGTCAAACCGTATACAACCCAGCAAAGTCAATAGCTACAAAGTTAGTGGGTCGTAAGTGGGCCCCATTGGTTGGTGTGATGGGCTGTTTTATAGTATCGGGATTGATGCATGAGTTGGTGTATTATCACATGACACGTGTCCGTCCGACGTGGGAAGTAACTTGGTTTTTTGTGTTGCATGGGTTTTGTGTGGTTTTGGAGATGGTGGTGAAGAGGTGGTTGGGTCAAAGGTGGAAGTTGCACTGGGTTTTATCCGGCCCGTTGACTGTTGGGTTTGTGATGGTTACAGGGTTTTGGTTGTTCTTCCCTCAGATTATGAGGAATAATGTGGATAAAATGGCGACCGAAGATATACTGGGTTTTGGAATATACATGAAGGAGATAATTAACATAGGTTAG
- the LOC141656996 gene encoding uncharacterized protein LOC141656996 has protein sequence MILRSIFFVCLGLVPFLGSFSLFYSAIVRAGVGIGQFELFGALRRNLSTRAIVLNVIVGCGVQYKLALYCLLRPIHQGVCSGHGHEVTAGERSQGWVRGCSVDLDSLFIGLPCNTYQVRASLLLLGPVLFYL, from the exons ATGATTTTGCGTtccattttttttgtttgtttaggTTTGGTTCCGTTTTTGGGAAGTTTCTCACTGTTTTATTCCGCTATTGTTAG GGCTGGAGTTGGCATTGGTCAGTTTGAGTTATTTGGAGCTTTGAGGAGAAACTTAAGTACTAGGGCCATTGTTTTGAATG TTATCGTGGGATGCGGTGTTCAGTATAAACTGGCCTTGTATTGTCTTCTCCGTCCAATTCATCAGGGTGTGTGTAGTGGACACGGGCATGAAGTTACTGCTGGTGAGCGGTCCCAGGGATGGGTTCGTGGGTGTAGTGTAGACCTCGATAGTCTGTTCATTGGGTTACCGTGTAATACCTACCAGGTTCGGGCGAGTCTACTGTTGCTGGGCCCTGTCTTGTTCTACTTATAG
- the LOC141655974 gene encoding putative long-chain-alcohol O-fatty-acyltransferase 5: MFEQQEEESEIKALLKVWLQVFISLIYSYFLVSKLPKGKFRVFALLPVFYIFTLLPLSLSTPTTSGLSGFFFTWLGNFKLLLFAFNLGPLSHDLPRNSFFGFVLVAAFPIKIKQDGNYSSTPSKKKKVQLPLSLWSKFFMYVVFVGSGIFCYSKKNVNPNILLGIYCGIIYLSLEVCLGFYNKLLGSLLGVELSQPFNEPYLSTSLQDFWGRRWNLMVSDVLRQTIYFPVRTFWGNWVGKGWAQGVGTMAAFVVSGLMHELLFYYITRASPTWEVTCFFLLHGVCLVMEIGLKRALGLEEDWALNWALGGPLTIGLVIGTGFWLFLPQLIRNQVDVRSLEEVKAIGRLVESISGWNLTQVVGGVGLS, translated from the coding sequence ATGTTTGAACAacaagaagaagaaagtgaaatCAAAGCATTGTTAAAGGTATGGTTACAAGTTTTTATCTCATTAATTTACTCATATTTCTTGGTCTCTAAGTTACCTAAGGGTAAATTTAGGGTTTTTGCTCTATTACCAGTTTTTTACATTTTTACTCTTTTACCACTTTCCCTTTCTACCCCTACAACATCTGGCCTTTCTGGGTTCTTTTTTACCTGGCTTGGTAATTTCAAGCTTTTACTTTTTGCATTTAACCTTGGTCCATTATCCCATGATTTACCCAGAAATTCATTTTTTGGATTTGTATTGGTAGCTGCATTTCCAATTAAAATTAAGCAAGATGGAAATTACTCTTCTACCCCTAGTAAAAAAAAGAAGGTGCAATTGCCTCTTAGTTTGTGGtcaaagttttttatgtatgtgGTGTTTGTTGGGAGTGGAATATTTTGTTATTCCAAGAAAAATGTGAATCCGAATATTTTATTAGGGATTTATTGTGGAATTATTTACTTGAGTTTGGAGGTTTGTTTGGGATTCTATAATAAATTGTTGGGATCTTTACTCGGAGTAGAGTTATCCCAGCCGTTTAATGAACCGTATTTGTCAACTTCGTTACAAGATTTCTGGGGTAGGAGGTGGAATTTGATGGTATCGGATGTATTACGTCAAACTATATATTTTCCCGTAAGGACATTTTGGGGAAATTGGGTCGGAAAAGGTTGGGCTCAGGGTGTGGGGACGATGGCCGCTTTTGTCGTATCTGGGTTGATGCATGAGCTGTTGTTCTACTACATCACACGTGCGAGTCCCACGTGGGAAGTCACGTGCTTCTTTTTGTTGCATGGGGTGTGCTTGGTTATGGAGATTGGGTTGAAAAGGGCTTTAGGTTTGGAAGAAGATTGGGCTTTGAATTGGGCCTTGGGTGGGCCTTTGACTATTGGGCTTGTAATCGGTACCGGGTTTTGGTTGTTCTTGCCACAGCTTATAAGGAACCAAGTTGATGTTAGGTCTCTTGAAGAAGTCAAGGCTATTGGTCGGCTCGTAGAAAGCATTTCAGGATGGAATCTCACTCAGGTTGTTGGTGGTGTTGGGTTAAGTTGA